In Bacteroidia bacterium, a genomic segment contains:
- a CDS encoding sensor histidine kinase, translated as MRWKYYFGIIPLLLLPFFSDAQARVITDSLRQAFTASKDPVEKADIFYDIARVEMERDLESVPLYADSLEKMATTSRYQKGKLRADMLRALYYQDKSEPDTAIFLFHKIRSGYQLLGDSSALAMIYNNIARNFSSLYQPDSAIHYYLLAMDILQINGAPSDLASTYSNIGNLYVNQMTFQKGIDYLKKSLKIRLDQKDENKLIYTYNNLAVAYGSNHFPDTAFYYSQEGIAIAEKLGNTYVAGVMKGGIANLLNQQGKYEESISWADQSIADLRAANRIPNLVFPLSNKAEALNLLGKYHAGLEAGKEGYAIMLETGQLNPLESYYENFAISHEGLGNFKEANYWWKKFMALDDSIFKEENVRTLADMETKYQTQKKETEIATQKLQIEGQRNRLFRQQVWIGGLLLGLVLIVCGAYLLYNRYRLRQQALLNQTIIREQQLGLNAVIEAQESERKRIARDLHDGIAQELVALNLQLRAVEYSTLKTLPELSPRIGALSQQLNGTCEEVRNLAHLMLPPTLETQGLEGSLALLLKNSLDPKGVETKLECTLPQRLDMKVELSIYRITQELINNIVKHAQAAQVVVQLLYQNNLLILKIEDDGKGFDFDQARKKGSMGLLNILSRVSTLGGEFSSSQRNPHGTISTITIPVQA; from the coding sequence ATGCGATGGAAATATTATTTCGGAATCATCCCGCTCTTATTACTGCCATTTTTTTCTGATGCTCAGGCCAGAGTTATCACCGACAGCTTACGTCAGGCCTTCACGGCTTCGAAAGACCCTGTAGAGAAAGCTGATATTTTCTATGATATCGCCAGAGTAGAAATGGAACGAGACCTCGAATCTGTGCCCCTTTACGCTGATTCGCTCGAAAAAATGGCGACGACCTCACGCTATCAAAAAGGAAAACTACGGGCCGACATGCTCAGAGCGCTTTATTATCAGGACAAAAGCGAGCCGGATACAGCCATTTTCCTTTTTCACAAAATACGCAGTGGATACCAGTTACTCGGCGATTCTTCTGCCCTCGCCATGATCTACAACAATATTGCCCGTAATTTTTCTTCATTATACCAACCCGATTCCGCGATCCATTACTATCTTCTCGCAATGGATATACTCCAGATAAACGGAGCGCCTTCCGATCTGGCTTCCACGTACAGTAATATTGGCAACCTCTATGTCAATCAGATGACTTTCCAGAAAGGGATTGACTATCTGAAAAAATCACTCAAAATACGTTTGGATCAGAAAGATGAAAATAAGCTGATCTATACCTATAACAATCTGGCCGTAGCGTATGGCAGCAACCATTTTCCAGACACAGCTTTTTATTATAGTCAGGAAGGGATTGCCATTGCCGAAAAACTGGGCAATACCTATGTCGCCGGAGTCATGAAAGGCGGCATAGCCAACCTCCTGAATCAACAGGGAAAATATGAAGAAAGTATTTCCTGGGCCGATCAGTCAATCGCCGACCTCCGCGCTGCAAATCGAATCCCCAATCTCGTATTTCCACTTTCCAATAAAGCCGAAGCGCTCAATCTTCTGGGAAAATACCATGCAGGACTTGAAGCGGGTAAAGAAGGATACGCGATTATGCTGGAAACCGGTCAACTCAACCCGCTGGAATCGTATTATGAAAATTTTGCCATTTCCCACGAAGGGCTGGGCAATTTTAAAGAAGCCAACTACTGGTGGAAAAAGTTTATGGCACTGGATGATTCCATATTTAAAGAGGAAAATGTTCGCACCCTCGCCGATATGGAAACCAAATACCAGACACAGAAAAAAGAAACTGAAATCGCCACACAAAAACTTCAAATCGAAGGTCAGCGAAACCGGCTTTTCAGGCAACAGGTATGGATTGGCGGTTTGCTGCTGGGATTGGTACTCATTGTTTGCGGCGCATACCTTCTCTATAACCGCTACCGTCTGCGCCAACAGGCTTTGCTCAACCAGACCATAATCCGCGAACAACAGCTGGGACTTAATGCCGTCATAGAAGCGCAGGAATCAGAAAGAAAACGCATCGCCAGAGACCTCCACGATGGCATTGCCCAGGAACTCGTCGCATTAAACCTCCAGTTGCGCGCGGTAGAATATTCCACACTAAAAACGCTGCCTGAGCTTTCGCCCCGTATTGGAGCGCTTTCCCAACAACTCAACGGAACCTGCGAAGAAGTGCGCAACCTTGCACACCTGATGTTGCCGCCCACCCTTGAAACACAGGGACTGGAAGGCAGTTTGGCCCTGTTGCTAAAAAACAGCCTGGACCCCAAAGGGGTAGAAACAAAACTGGAATGCACATTGCCTCAAAGACTGGATATGAAAGTCGAACTCAGCATATACAGGATCACACAGGAGTTGATCAATAATATTGTAAAACACGCACAGGCCGCCCAGGTAGTTGTGCAACTGCTTTACCAGAACAACCTTCTTATTCTCAAAATAGAGGACGATGGCAAAGGTTTTGATTTTGATCAGGCACGAAAAAAGGGCAGTATGGGCCTGCTCAATATTCTGAGCCGCGTAAGCACGCTGGGGGGCGAATTTTCCTCCAGTCAGCGAAACCCACATGGAACCATTTCCACCATTACAATACCCGTACAGGCATGA
- a CDS encoding DUF3825 domain-containing protein, producing the protein MEIGIVSFFNVERGFGRIKTQDRPDGVFVHFSDVQGEAKILVENELVSLIIQQTEKGPKASKVSHLTGRLKGVITNFSKGYGHITDSHTGKQYFLHHTDVQGNGFKRIETDFEVEFSPFESEKGLQAKEVVISDTRFPLEKFAHLGNFYQHLDHLVALAQPENWDYPYHPTGGFPVLQNYLRQTFKRIQEENKILYSHTPDGNPLAAINTGLVTEKQEEIFAYFVPSKRKSYPGSYIQFPKWTLKKFDRESCRLMSYFSERPHIAQYVSDPSDLIFDPRRRLVPDYEHIVDDREERFPEVFRSWGKAELIARVRNAIILAEKRVRRNYKTAVPQYYEGKIQLLLPLCLDIPARADMALVIGKEHEIYRANTVIPLDWAYQNARLLASHDSGWL; encoded by the coding sequence ATGGAAATAGGTATCGTAAGTTTTTTCAATGTAGAGCGTGGCTTCGGACGTATCAAAACCCAGGATCGTCCGGACGGGGTATTTGTGCATTTTAGTGATGTTCAGGGGGAGGCAAAAATCCTGGTAGAAAATGAGCTGGTCAGCCTGATTATACAACAAACAGAAAAGGGCCCTAAAGCAAGCAAGGTTTCACATCTTACCGGGCGACTCAAGGGGGTGATCACAAATTTTAGCAAGGGATATGGTCACATTACTGATTCGCACACCGGAAAGCAGTATTTCCTTCACCATACAGATGTGCAGGGAAACGGTTTTAAACGGATTGAAACGGACTTTGAGGTAGAATTCAGCCCGTTTGAATCTGAAAAGGGGCTTCAGGCCAAAGAAGTGGTGATCAGTGACACCCGTTTTCCGCTGGAAAAGTTTGCCCATCTTGGCAATTTTTACCAACATCTCGACCACCTCGTCGCACTTGCCCAGCCCGAAAACTGGGACTATCCCTATCATCCGACCGGGGGTTTTCCTGTCTTGCAAAACTATCTGCGCCAGACGTTTAAGCGGATTCAGGAAGAAAATAAAATTCTCTACTCTCATACGCCTGATGGCAATCCGCTCGCTGCAATTAATACCGGCCTTGTTACCGAAAAGCAGGAAGAAATTTTTGCCTATTTTGTCCCAAGTAAAAGAAAATCTTATCCCGGAAGTTATATCCAGTTTCCGAAATGGACGCTGAAAAAATTTGACAGGGAAAGCTGTCGCCTGATGAGCTATTTCAGCGAAAGACCTCATATCGCCCAGTATGTTTCTGATCCTTCTGACCTGATATTTGATCCGCGAAGACGACTGGTTCCTGACTACGAACATATTGTGGACGATCGGGAGGAGCGATTTCCTGAAGTATTTCGAAGTTGGGGAAAAGCGGAGCTGATTGCCCGTGTACGCAATGCGATCATACTGGCCGAGAAGCGTGTGCGCCGCAACTACAAAACCGCCGTACCGCAGTACTATGAAGGCAAAATTCAGCTCCTCTTACCGCTGTGTCTGGATATACCCGCTCGCGCCGATATGGCACTTGTCATCGGTAAAGAGCACGAAATCTATCGGGCCAATACCGTCATTCCACTTGACTGGGCCTATCAAAACGCTCGCCTTCTCGCTTCGCATGACAGCGGATGGCTATAA
- a CDS encoding FAD:protein FMN transferase yields the protein MKRFFLSNSTMHRVICFCGLLGVCCVNACLFSQPLQRYSFDHPQMGTTFRIVLFTANDSLASITAQQAFDRIDALNQSMSDYLPDSEINQLALKAGTNQYLPVSPDLWNVLVRAKQISRYSKGAFDVTIGPLTRLWRRAMRQQEMPQEMQILKAKALVGNKNLRLRKKEHSVMLAIADMKLDLGAIAKGYATEKAWEMLQDAGIPVSLVDGGGDIRLGDPPPGESGWKVEISDGAENTEVKNQTLFLANCGVATSGDTYRYVESGGKRYSHIIDPRTGYGISNRRLVTVIAPNGTDADALASAVSILGPEAGLKIARKLYKKQAITIYFKEIH from the coding sequence ATGAAACGTTTCTTCCTGTCAAACTCAACGATGCACCGGGTAATCTGCTTTTGCGGATTACTCGGTGTTTGTTGTGTAAATGCATGTCTGTTTTCCCAACCCCTTCAGCGGTATAGTTTCGATCATCCGCAGATGGGAACTACTTTCCGGATTGTGCTATTCACGGCGAATGATTCATTGGCCAGCATAACTGCACAGCAAGCATTTGACAGGATAGACGCGCTCAACCAAAGCATGAGCGACTATCTGCCTGACAGCGAAATCAACCAGCTTGCACTAAAGGCTGGTACAAACCAATATCTGCCCGTAAGCCCCGATCTCTGGAATGTACTGGTCCGGGCGAAACAAATTTCCCGGTACAGCAAAGGTGCTTTTGATGTAACCATTGGCCCGCTGACCAGACTATGGCGCCGGGCCATGCGACAGCAGGAAATGCCACAAGAAATGCAGATTTTGAAGGCAAAAGCATTGGTAGGAAATAAAAACCTCCGGCTCAGAAAAAAAGAACATTCTGTGATGTTAGCCATTGCGGATATGAAACTTGACCTGGGTGCAATCGCCAAAGGTTACGCCACCGAAAAGGCATGGGAAATGCTGCAAGATGCGGGCATACCTGTATCGCTGGTAGATGGCGGCGGAGACATCCGCCTGGGCGACCCTCCACCCGGAGAATCAGGCTGGAAGGTGGAAATTTCCGATGGAGCAGAAAACACGGAGGTGAAAAACCAGACGCTTTTTCTCGCCAATTGTGGCGTAGCTACTTCAGGAGATACCTATCGTTATGTCGAATCCGGAGGGAAACGATATTCCCACATCATAGATCCGCGCACGGGATACGGGATCAGCAACCGGCGACTTGTTACAGTCATCGCACCCAATGGCACAGATGCCGATGCGCTCGCTTCCGCTGTCAGCATACTCGGTCCGGAAGCAGGATTAAAGATTGCCCGTAAGCTGTACAAAAAACAAGCGATAACCATCTATTTTAAAGAAATCCACTAA
- a CDS encoding Gfo/Idh/MocA family oxidoreductase, with product MSTEKTKKSAQFNRREFVKSSAMVMGGLMASQLPIISAKAYAGGSDVIKIGLIGCGGRGTGAAAQALSTHQSVKLVAMGDAFRDRLDQSYKNLTAQDYPDYTGKGTASMKDRVDVPESNKFVGFDAYKEVIKLCDVVLIATPPGFRPIHFEAAVAAGKQIFMEKPVATDAPGVRRVLAAAEEAKKKKLNVVVGLQRHYQDVYRQWVGHLHGGAIGDIHTAHVYWNSDGVWVRPREAKQTEMEYQMRNWYYFNWLCGDHITEQHIHNLDVGNWVFDSYPVRAHGMGGRQVRNGKEYGEIFDHFAIEYEFANGQRMFSQCRHIKGCMNRVSEAFQGSHGFAPKPGVINTAKGHTIWEYKSREQADPYQVEHDELFAAVAAGEYKFADAENGAKSTMTAILGRMAAYSGKVIEWDDAINSQQSIMPKTFAWDAQPPVLPDKNGFYPIPIPGVTQVL from the coding sequence ATGTCTACTGAAAAAACGAAAAAGTCTGCCCAGTTCAACCGGCGGGAGTTTGTCAAAAGCTCCGCGATGGTGATGGGAGGCCTAATGGCAAGCCAGTTGCCGATCATTTCTGCCAAAGCGTATGCAGGTGGAAGTGATGTTATTAAAATCGGCCTGATTGGCTGTGGTGGTCGTGGTACGGGTGCTGCTGCGCAGGCCCTGAGCACACATCAGAGTGTAAAACTTGTAGCCATGGGCGATGCATTCAGAGATCGTCTGGATCAGAGCTACAAAAATCTCACCGCCCAGGATTACCCTGATTATACAGGAAAAGGTACGGCCAGCATGAAAGACCGGGTGGATGTACCCGAATCCAACAAGTTTGTAGGTTTTGACGCTTACAAAGAAGTGATTAAACTTTGTGATGTCGTACTGATCGCCACCCCTCCCGGATTCCGTCCAATTCACTTTGAAGCGGCTGTAGCTGCAGGCAAACAAATCTTTATGGAAAAACCCGTAGCTACCGATGCTCCGGGCGTACGTCGGGTACTGGCTGCTGCTGAAGAAGCCAAAAAGAAAAAACTCAACGTGGTAGTCGGACTTCAGCGCCACTATCAGGATGTTTACCGCCAGTGGGTAGGTCATCTCCATGGAGGAGCTATTGGCGACATACATACTGCACATGTGTACTGGAACAGCGACGGCGTATGGGTAAGACCCCGCGAAGCCAAACAAACTGAAATGGAATACCAGATGCGCAACTGGTACTACTTCAACTGGCTGTGCGGAGACCACATCACAGAACAGCATATCCATAACCTCGACGTAGGAAACTGGGTATTTGATAGCTATCCTGTACGGGCTCATGGAATGGGTGGAAGACAAGTGCGTAACGGCAAAGAATACGGAGAGATTTTTGACCACTTTGCCATCGAGTACGAATTTGCCAACGGCCAGCGCATGTTCAGCCAGTGTCGCCATATCAAAGGCTGTATGAACCGTGTTTCCGAAGCATTCCAGGGTTCCCATGGATTTGCCCCCAAACCCGGCGTGATCAATACTGCCAAAGGCCATACCATCTGGGAATATAAATCCAGAGAACAGGCAGATCCTTATCAGGTAGAGCACGACGAACTTTTTGCCGCCGTAGCTGCCGGAGAATATAAATTTGCCGATGCAGAAAACGGAGCAAAAAGCACGATGACGGCAATTCTGGGTCGTATGGCTGCTTATTCCGGTAAAGTGATTGAATGGGATGATGCCATTAATTCTCAGCAAAGCATTATGCCAAAAACCTTTGCCTGGGATGCCCAACCCCCGGTTTTACCAGATAAAAATGGTTTTTACCCCATTCCAATACCAGGGGTAACGCAAGTATTATAA
- a CDS encoding response regulator transcription factor, translated as MSQTIKIIVADDHQLVRKGIVALLSMLDFVEVVREAANGMEVMQWLRSRNEAAIALLDLEMPEMNGTETVTALSKEFPEIRAIIITMLPDPERIREVVKAGAKGVLFKTAAVQELSEAITRVHNGGKYYTGEVAAVLLADPEPSLDRLTSREIEILRLVAQGHSSTEIGEKLFISPRTVDTHRNNLIQKLEVNGIAGLVRFAIEKKIV; from the coding sequence ATGAGTCAAACCATCAAAATCATCGTAGCTGACGACCATCAACTGGTGCGTAAAGGCATAGTCGCCTTACTGAGTATGCTGGATTTTGTAGAAGTGGTAAGAGAGGCTGCGAATGGAATGGAAGTAATGCAATGGTTGCGCAGCAGAAATGAAGCAGCGATTGCCCTGCTCGACCTTGAAATGCCTGAAATGAACGGAACAGAAACCGTAACAGCATTGAGCAAAGAATTTCCTGAAATCCGCGCCATCATCATCACCATGTTACCGGATCCCGAAAGAATCCGCGAAGTGGTGAAAGCAGGAGCAAAAGGAGTACTCTTTAAAACAGCCGCTGTCCAGGAGTTGAGCGAAGCCATCACCCGGGTACACAATGGCGGGAAATACTATACCGGAGAAGTAGCGGCTGTACTGCTTGCCGACCCGGAACCCTCCCTCGACCGGCTGACCAGCAGAGAAATTGAAATACTACGTCTCGTAGCCCAGGGCCATTCCAGTACTGAAATCGGAGAAAAATTATTTATCAGCCCACGCACCGTCGATACACACCGCAACAACCTGATCCAGAAACTGGAAGTCAATGGTATTGCCGGACTGGTGCGCTTTGCCATTGAAAAGAAGATAGTGTGA
- the purE gene encoding 5-(carboxyamino)imidazole ribonucleotide mutase, producing MAKAGIIMGSKSDLRVMSGAAEMLEYFGVPYEITVVSAHRTPVRMMEYARTARDRGLQVIIAGAGGAAHLPGMVAAVTTLPVIGVPVKSSNSIDGWDSVLSILQMPSGVPVATVALDGAKNAGILAVQILATADPALADRLQAYKTELEAKVMEMVDEMDKGL from the coding sequence ATGGCAAAAGCAGGAATCATTATGGGTAGCAAGTCCGACCTTCGGGTAATGTCCGGTGCGGCGGAAATGCTGGAATATTTTGGGGTACCCTACGAAATTACGGTTGTGTCGGCGCACCGCACACCTGTGCGTATGATGGAGTATGCCCGCACCGCGCGCGATAGAGGCTTGCAGGTGATTATTGCAGGCGCCGGTGGCGCTGCGCATCTTCCCGGCATGGTTGCCGCGGTTACAACGCTCCCTGTGATTGGCGTTCCGGTTAAGTCTTCCAATTCGATCGATGGCTGGGACTCGGTCTTGTCCATCCTCCAAATGCCTTCCGGTGTACCCGTAGCTACGGTTGCGCTTGATGGCGCCAAAAATGCGGGTATCCTGGCCGTGCAGATTCTGGCTACCGCAGACCCGGCGCTTGCCGACCGGCTTCAGGCTTATAAAACAGAACTGGAAGCCAAAGTGATGGAAATGGTCGATGAAATGGACAAGGGTTTGTAA
- a CDS encoding 5-(carboxyamino)imidazole ribonucleotide synthase, translated as MKPFYRGLRLGIVGGGQLGRMMIQAAVDLNVHIRILDPSGEAPARPYSHEFVQGSLTDFDTVLAFGRASDVITIEIENVNTEALEQLQAEGKTVYPDPKTIRMIQDKRKQKEFFRDNGIPTASFIRVENRFDILKNKHLLPAVNKTAVAGYDGRGVQVLRSSEDLLRSFDAPGLLEAFVPFEKEIAVLIARNPTGEISVFPVVEMVFHPVHNLVEYLFSPAEISESLAKRAGEIAVSVVEKLKYVGIMAIEMFVTPSGEILVNELAPRPHNSGHQTIRASLTSQYEQHLRAILGLPLGPTEQFCPAAMVNLLGESGYSGPAVYEGIEEMLAMAGVYPHIYGKAETKPQRKMGHVTILGKDKAELIEKINHIRQTVRVVS; from the coding sequence ATGAAACCCTTCTATCGCGGACTACGGCTGGGTATTGTTGGCGGCGGCCAACTGGGGCGCATGATGATTCAGGCAGCCGTTGATCTGAATGTTCATATTCGCATCCTTGATCCATCCGGAGAAGCGCCTGCGCGTCCCTATTCCCATGAATTTGTGCAAGGCTCACTGACAGATTTTGATACCGTACTGGCATTCGGCAGAGCTTCAGATGTCATTACAATAGAGATCGAAAACGTCAATACCGAGGCACTGGAGCAACTACAGGCGGAAGGGAAAACGGTTTACCCTGATCCCAAAACGATCCGGATGATTCAGGACAAGCGGAAACAAAAAGAGTTTTTCCGGGATAATGGCATTCCAACGGCCTCATTTATCAGGGTGGAGAACCGGTTCGATATTCTGAAAAATAAACACCTCTTGCCGGCGGTAAACAAAACCGCAGTAGCCGGATACGATGGGCGCGGTGTGCAGGTGCTCCGTTCTTCAGAAGATCTTTTACGATCATTTGATGCCCCGGGACTGCTGGAGGCTTTTGTGCCTTTTGAGAAAGAAATAGCCGTGCTGATTGCCCGAAACCCGACAGGAGAAATAAGTGTTTTTCCGGTAGTGGAAATGGTCTTTCACCCGGTACACAATCTGGTAGAATATCTATTTTCCCCGGCAGAGATTTCTGAGTCTCTGGCAAAACGCGCAGGGGAGATTGCCGTTTCTGTGGTGGAAAAACTCAAATATGTAGGGATCATGGCAATCGAAATGTTTGTCACCCCTTCGGGTGAAATCCTGGTCAATGAATTGGCGCCAAGACCCCACAACTCCGGTCATCAGACGATCAGAGCGTCGCTGACTTCTCAGTACGAGCAACATTTGCGTGCAATACTGGGATTACCCCTGGGCCCGACCGAACAGTTTTGCCCGGCAGCGATGGTCAACCTGTTGGGAGAATCGGGGTATAGCGGCCCGGCGGTGTATGAAGGTATAGAGGAAATGCTTGCGATGGCAGGTGTATATCCCCATATTTACGGCAAAGCCGAAACCAAACCCCAGCGAAAGATGGGGCACGTGACGATATTAGGTAAAGACAAAGCAGAACTCATCGAAAAGATCAATCATATCAGGCAGACAGTGAGAGTTGTGAGCTAA
- a CDS encoding Fic family protein — translation MEQSLANILSQVDSKKKLLESLLPVPEKMDRKLWEKFRLEWNYNSNHIEGNTLTYGETKLLLLFDKTKGNHDLREYEEMKAHDVAVALIREWAKEERQLTEADIRQLNEIILVRDFWKDALTPGGDSTRRLIQVGSYKSQPNSVRLANGEIFDYASPEEVPLKMEELLNWYRREAHSYHPLEAAALFHYRLVLIHPFDDGNGRVCRLLMNYHLLRYGFPPVIIPSSDKKQYLDALNRADGGDIDAFVSYIAQLLLKSLEWNLKAARGESLDEPDDLDKRISILGRDLKGQEVYKVSKVEALGKTIDDNVVPSLEIVQSRLKKIGDFFLENSMSFHLQGTISQNSPALKVDDTDWKSDLYEMVVNAGDFDELEILYKFDGFKSSPNPFGLLAKLEWTFSNYKFGLGAKSIGVETKLKKYGEVFTMEEIRAVVDRIGNYLLDEIEKQHGK, via the coding sequence ATGGAACAATCACTCGCAAATATCCTATCACAGGTTGACAGTAAAAAAAAATTACTGGAATCCCTGTTGCCTGTTCCCGAAAAGATGGATCGAAAACTTTGGGAAAAATTCCGATTAGAGTGGAACTACAATTCCAATCATATAGAAGGCAATACCCTTACTTATGGAGAGACCAAACTTCTGTTGCTTTTCGACAAAACCAAAGGCAATCATGATCTGCGGGAATATGAGGAAATGAAAGCACACGATGTTGCTGTGGCTCTGATTCGTGAATGGGCAAAAGAGGAACGCCAGCTTACGGAGGCTGATATTCGCCAGTTGAATGAAATTATCCTGGTCAGAGATTTCTGGAAAGATGCCCTCACACCTGGTGGGGATTCCACCCGGCGATTAATCCAGGTGGGTAGTTATAAAAGCCAGCCAAACTCTGTGCGACTGGCGAATGGTGAGATCTTCGATTATGCATCTCCGGAAGAAGTACCCTTAAAAATGGAGGAACTGTTGAACTGGTATAGGCGGGAAGCGCATAGCTATCATCCTTTGGAAGCAGCAGCACTATTTCACTACAGATTGGTGCTGATTCACCCGTTTGATGATGGAAATGGTCGGGTATGCCGTCTTCTAATGAATTACCATTTGTTAAGATATGGTTTCCCTCCTGTAATTATCCCTTCGTCAGATAAAAAACAATACCTTGATGCGCTGAATCGTGCGGATGGTGGAGATATAGATGCTTTTGTAAGCTACATCGCTCAATTATTGCTGAAATCACTGGAATGGAACCTCAAAGCAGCAAGAGGGGAATCTTTGGACGAGCCGGACGATTTGGATAAAAGAATTTCGATTCTGGGTCGCGACCTCAAGGGACAAGAGGTGTATAAGGTCAGTAAAGTTGAAGCACTGGGCAAAACCATCGACGATAATGTCGTTCCTTCTTTGGAGATTGTCCAGTCCCGACTTAAAAAAATCGGTGATTTTTTTCTTGAAAATAGCATGAGTTTTCATTTACAGGGTACCATTTCTCAGAATTCTCCAGCATTGAAGGTTGACGATACAGATTGGAAAAGTGATTTGTATGAAATGGTGGTAAATGCCGGAGATTTTGACGAATTGGAAATCCTGTACAAATTTGATGGTTTTAAATCTTCCCCAAATCCATTTGGACTTTTGGCAAAACTGGAATGGACGTTTTCCAATTATAAATTTGGACTTGGCGCTAAGTCTATAGGGGTTGAAACCAAGCTAAAAAAATATGGCGAGGTTTTCACGATGGAAGAAATCCGAGCGGTCGTTGACCGTATAGGCAATTACTTATTGGATGAAATAGAGAAACAACACGGGAAATGA
- a CDS encoding TIM barrel protein: MKRRDFVKKSVAAATVAAAATTGVSAHVGNSTAKKFNMKYAPHIGMFKNSAGEDPVDQLNFMADEGFTAFEDNGMKSRDVAVQEKMAKTMAKRGLEMGVFVAHKIYWTEASLTSGKAEFRDEFLKDIRESVEVAKRVNAKWMTVVPGYVDLRKDMGYQTVNVIETLKKASDILEPHGLVMVLEALNFYNHPGLFLTKISQGFEICRAVSSPSCKLLFDMYHQQIQEGNIIPNIEAAWDEIGYFQIGDNPGRNEPTTGEMNYLNLFKHIHSKGYTGILGMEHGNSEKGKEGERRLIDAYRQVDGFM; the protein is encoded by the coding sequence ATGAAACGAAGAGACTTTGTCAAAAAAAGCGTAGCTGCCGCAACTGTTGCAGCAGCAGCGACCACAGGTGTTTCCGCCCATGTGGGAAACAGCACAGCGAAAAAATTCAATATGAAATATGCCCCGCATATCGGCATGTTTAAAAACTCAGCCGGAGAAGATCCGGTAGATCAGCTCAATTTTATGGCCGACGAAGGGTTTACGGCCTTCGAAGACAATGGAATGAAAAGCCGAGATGTCGCTGTTCAGGAAAAAATGGCGAAAACTATGGCCAAAAGAGGCCTTGAAATGGGTGTATTTGTAGCCCACAAAATCTACTGGACAGAAGCCAGCCTCACTTCCGGGAAAGCAGAGTTTCGCGACGAATTTCTCAAAGACATTCGCGAATCTGTAGAAGTTGCCAAACGTGTCAACGCCAAATGGATGACGGTAGTGCCCGGATATGTCGATCTCCGTAAAGATATGGGGTACCAGACTGTAAATGTCATCGAAACGCTGAAAAAAGCCAGCGATATCCTCGAACCCCATGGATTGGTCATGGTGCTGGAAGCACTAAACTTTTACAACCACCCGGGTTTATTTCTCACCAAAATCTCTCAGGGATTTGAAATCTGCCGTGCGGTGAGCAGTCCTTCATGTAAACTCCTGTTTGACATGTATCATCAACAAATTCAGGAAGGAAACATCATCCCCAATATTGAAGCTGCGTGGGACGAAATAGGCTATTTTCAGATCGGCGACAACCCCGGCCGAAACGAGCCAACCACTGGCGAGATGAACTATCTCAACCTGTTTAAACATATCCACAGCAAAGGGTACACGGGTATCCTCGGCATGGAGCATGGCAACTCCGAAAAAGGAAAAGAAGGAGAACGCCGGCTGATTGACGCCTATCGGCAGGTAGACGGGTTTATGTGA